One part of the bacterium genome encodes these proteins:
- a CDS encoding 4Fe-4S binding protein yields MTDERDFNLHCVCSHEEARRIIEAQSGFRLTNCGCREEVGGCERSRTDVCLMFPGAKETSDNGAPWAISREEALAILREAEQKRLVARPWREVTPDRADGICFCCDCCCGYFREPGHWQCDKGAMVERTDREVCTDCGTCVEVCYFGARTLVEKA; encoded by the coding sequence GTGACGGACGAGCGCGATTTCAACCTGCACTGCGTCTGCTCCCACGAGGAAGCCCGGCGGATTATCGAGGCCCAGAGCGGCTTCCGGCTCACCAACTGCGGCTGCCGCGAAGAGGTGGGCGGCTGCGAACGGTCGCGCACCGACGTCTGCCTGATGTTCCCCGGGGCGAAGGAGACGAGCGACAACGGGGCTCCTTGGGCCATCAGCCGCGAGGAGGCCCTGGCCATCCTGCGCGAGGCCGAGCAGAAGCGCCTGGTCGCCCGACCCTGGCGGGAGGTGACCCCGGACCGCGCCGACGGCATCTGCTTCTGCTGCGACTGTTGCTGCGGCTACTTCCGGGAGCCCGGCCACTGGCAGTGCGACAAGGGGGCGATGGTCGAGCGGACGGACCGCGAGGTCTGCACCGACTGCGGCACCTGCGTGGAGGTCTGCTACTTCGGCGCCCGCACTCTTGTGGAAAAGGCGG